The stretch of DNA CTTTTGGCTTTACAGGAACAAAATCAGTTTGGTAATTTTCAGGAGAAGGAGGTACCCCCaagggtttagtaacaggactagtAGCGCAGGGGAACCACCCAGTAACAGCGTAGCTGGTGAGAAGGTCATGCTCTTTTATGTACTGGTCCAAAGATAGGGACACTTCATGAATTTCTTAATTCCTTTAAAAATTGTGTCGTGGGATCACCCCGTAATACAGAGCAGGAGGAGACATCGCTTAATTGACGTATTGCCTCATTTCTATATAAAGTCCTGCTCTGAACCACGgtggcccctcccttatccgtGCCCTTTATGACCAGGGAATCATTAGATCTAAAAGTGTGTAATGCATTCTTTTCTAGACTGGTTAAGTTTCCAAACTTACATTGTAATGATGACATATCAAACATATCAAAAGTATATCCCCTAGAGAGCAGAGTTAAGTCTCTTCAACTAGTTTTTGAAATGTCCTTATACAGCGCCCTTTCATATGTGTGGGAAAGAAAGTGGACTTTTTCTTAAATCCTGAGTTTTGTCTACCCATTAGGTTAGATGGATCTATGTTCTCCCCACCCTCATTGTCATCAATAAGTGAGTTCATATCTTGCAGTCAACAGTGTTCTTTGAAGTTTAAGGTAGTGCCAACAGTGCTCAAGGAAGTGAGAGATGGAGTATGATGATTACAAACGGTAATATACTAAAATCATTCCAATATTAAAATGGCACATCTTTAATAGAAAAAAATGATAGAAGTGAGCTGGGGCGCTCCCATAACACAACTCTTGCACCAAAAACTGTGCAAATGCAGGAaatcaaaatataaaatataccagACATAAAGAAATGATCAAtgtctgctgctcagccccaaagaGAGGATCTTCCCACGATCCTCAAAATGACACGTGGAAAAAAGAAATAGTGGGTCAAATACAATATCAGACCAGAAAATAAACAAATGCAGTGATACAGAGGTGATGGGGAATGCACAGAAAATGTACTCACACGGACCTGTGTGGTACCAGGTGTTGCTATAGGTATCTTTAAGCTGCTCCTGCTTGGCAGTCAatcccactccttctccctctgttcgtCAATAATAGCCACTCAGGGCACATGTAGTGGGAAACGGCGCCACACAAATTGATTACAAAAGCATTTATTGAAGATAAAAGTGAGATAACAAACTCACACATAAAATAGCTGCTCCAGGGCCACGACGCCAGCCTCCagctctccggtgcagtgtgttctTGTTCACCGCGTCCGGTATACAGGTGTCCCTGTGCTGCCAACAGTACTTCCGGTCCAGGTCTCTGCATGCACAACGTGTTTCAGATGAACTAATCCTTCGTCAGGTGTGGAATTAACTGCCAAACAGGAGCAGCTTAAAGATACCTATAGCAACACCAGgtaccacacaggcccgtgtgagtacattTTCTGTGCATTCCCCATCACCTCTGTATCACTGCATTTGTTTATTTTCTGGCTTAATagaaagaaatatataaaaaataagaaaaggTATCTGTAGGTATTGATATACCTCTTATGTTCTCTTTTCCTAGTCAACTTATGTACAGGTTTGAATTTTCTAATGATCTAATTTTGTATGCATTACAATATTATAATATACAAAGGGTATTTTGCTATCGAAATTTTGCAATATGAGGATGTAGAATTAATTGATTCATATGGGGATGTATATGTTCTGGGTATATTATTACCAATATTAGGTTTAAAGATGTACAtctctgtcacggtagaccaggtcttaccaacaaatagtaccgggattctggactgagcaagCAGTACAAGGCAGGTAAAATAAATtctaatttatttccttttaagacaaacacacaatacttcacaatgACAGTCAATATACACtgactgggatggggaaactacATAAAATGTCCACAGAACAAAACAAAGTCTCTTTGCACCCCtacacgcatgcaagtgggtgcgcgatgtgagccgtgcgacagtccttggctaggggcgcaacttgccagccctatatctccgCCAAGAGGAAGTCTTTCGTagtgtccttacaggattcgttcgggaatcctctgctcaaacgaattctggaagaggggtgcaattcttcgttacggtgtagttaacccctcacactccggaaccactGACTCTGtacttggacgtttcttggtaAAATCTGAGATGAATctgactgggctgcaggcatttttatagggttaagggtcctatagttaacatatacacccaatcctctcatgggaataattttccccacctatcccagacttgtcagtaccttacaaagagggcagaagttgccTTCCGGTTagcacagagcatgtgctaacttCACACttgagctacttagcataccgggcccaacctcttacctggcgacagtaagtcttggGGTTTGGCTACAAAGTGTGAGGTGCCCATACTTCCCACAGGTATCTGGTACTTAACaatcccggccaccctaacacctggggtctctgaggcttttcaactccagacTCCTCTTAGACACGGGGGCACcaccttagcagggtgccctttgaagtccagagatgaaaaatccctcagctcattcatccttaaatatgggcatgttaatggattcattgccggacgggcagaaagggtttcctgcctttgcatttagaacaccattgaaatacagtatgtttataaatgtatgttctgcatgtgtaacaaatataaaattcatatgtatgttcatggtacGTGTAACTGACTGCACTCAAAAAATTAGAGCGCTAGCTCTTTCCTAacacaagttatccacttaattgaatgagctctgtgatgtggtttgcggtttgacctataattggtctgggttaaaagccggcatacaatgtatccatgcTGGCTATTGATCGGTAATCGCAGACACGCCAATAATTCAGCTTAAGTGGATAACAAGACtgctggatacattttgacaagacGACATGGTACAGTATCCGGAGTCTCTTTCCAGAACTCTCACTCGGGTCACAGTCCTGCACGGGTTTCTGGGCTTAGTCGAGCTGCAGACTTGGCTTCCCAGCAGTCCCAGCCAGCATACAATCACGCAGCTCTTAGTCACGCTATCCTGCcagtgtgcgcatgcgcacagtCCTTTCGCTCGTGCTGAATGTACACTCCTGTGACATCACTAGGGGCAGGAAACACCCTCCGGTCAATCCTGTACCTCTCCACTCCTACATGTTTCACTAAACTATCTCGTCTTCATCAGGGATGATGCCTCAGTCCTCCTCTTGCTCTTGGTATATCATTGGTTTCCCGAGCAATTTATTCAGTCAGATGGGCAGCAGGAGACATAGTAATAAAAGCTACATCGCAGGTCACATCGACCCTTTATCAAGCTCTTCAGAAATCAATGATATACCAAGAGCAAGAGAAGGACTGAGGCACCATTCCCTGATATAACCAAGATAGTTATGCAAAACGTGTAGGAGTAGAGGTACAGGTTTGACCGGAGGGTGTTTCCAGCCCTTACTGATGTCACAAGAGTGCACATTTAGCGTGAGAGAGCGGAAGGACTGTGCGCATGCACACACGGGCGGGACAGCGTGATTAAGAGCTGCGTGATTGTATGTGACTGAAACTTCTGGGAAGCCAAGTCAACAAAGCCCAGGAACCCGTGCAGGACCGTGACCCGAGTAAGAGTTCTGGAAAAAGAGACCGGATATTGTACAATGCCCAAAAGAATGTGCAAATTGTGAATGAGACTATTGAGTGCTATAATGTATATTTTAAACTTTTGGAACATATTGCAATATTGGTTCTCTGGTTTTTTTCTCGGCCCTCTTATGTTTATGTGAGTTTGTCACTTATATTTACACTAGTGAGGCGCGCACTATTTCAAACTTTTTAGACATATGGACTTGACCCCAGTGGAGGGTGAACTTTTAGTGCTGTGCCTGCTTAATATTAACACTTACcactatatttatatttgagTAGACACTTCTAGATCGTTGCACGTTTTATACACCtgtacacatttatatattttgtgcACTGATTAGCTCTACAAATAGTGTTCCTAGTTTTTGTTGCATGCCTTGCTTTGCCAATGTAACTCAATGCAGTATGACTTATGTCTAGCTCCACCTACCAAGAGGAATTAAATATATTCAGTAGAATAAGTGGGGTCCCAAGGACAGGCCGCCATCAATTAATGCGGTTCATATCATACTGTAGCTCtcacctaaaaaataaaaaaaaagaacgaaTTTAACAACCACAGTTTACAGCCAGGAAAGGACATAGTGTAGATTACCTGTGGAAcgccctcacactcagtatgcgCCAAGCACCTTCACTCCaatcctttaaagcagcaaaacaccttGCACTACATCTTTTTTGTTCTAGGATCAAAGCAGAGgggctctggagctgaactgcatttatttcagctcctggtaccgcctgcttcccgagatacttacctccatagggggtgccggtatctacaGTTGCAGATATCCCATTAGGCCCAGAAAGCAACATTTGAGGGTGGCAATTTTTGCCGCCCTCATATGCATTTGCCATGTTCTcaggcctatcggacctaatgagAATGCAATTACGTGTCAGCCACCTCCTTGCTGCCGCACTCTATCTCATTTGGTACCCAATCATCAATTGGGACgttgcaacatgacatcacatggtgtctcgttaccatggcaatgtgacactgtgtgcctccACGTTGACTCCCTCTgcgtcgtcatttgacgctgggattccaaaggagacgtagggcggcagcaaggaggcggccgacacatggaagtgccatggggcggcggATTTTCAAATCTGCCGCTGGGTATCTATACAGACCGGGAGCTTGTTGGGATAATGAAATGGCTGCGTTTAAATGTCACgtgggctaataggaagctgtAACATCATCCTTTGCGACATCCTATTGGCCAGGGCGACCAGGGGCTTTAAACTTAAGACAGATACCAGCACCCTCTACGGAGGCAAGTCTCTCAGGAGGCCCTCAGAGCTAAAATGAACCCGGCTCAAGCTCGAAGACCTCCTGCTTTAATCCTAAGAGATATCTATTCTTTCAAAATAttcagcacaatttttttttatttattacttCTTAGAAATCATATAACGCATTTAACAGGACAGCAAAAGcattatttacttgcaaatggcaGCCATTCTACATGATCTAATATCCTAAACCTAAAACATATAAGCAGATATCTTCAGTGCTACAGCACAATAGAGGAGTATGGATCACTTTAGACAGCGTCGTGTTTTAAATACTTTAAAGaacaacattttcattttttcttgCTTTAAGAGTGTCACGGCTCCTTTAAAGGAAAACCCCCTCACAATTTATAGCCTTTAACTGTTATCTTAGTTGTCAAGTGCAACACGAGCTTTCGCCACACTGTACACATTCATGTGGATTCGCCCATGTCAGTGTTACAATAATTACCGGTATGTAAAATGATGTTTTAAGTAGAGCTCTCTACTTTCAGTGTATTAATAAGAGCCAACTCCAATGTGTGTCCTCAGGTGTCCTAGAAAAAGTGATTCATCTGTAAATCTTTCTCCACAATCAGTGCAACTATAGTACATATCTTCTGTGTGGATTCTAGTGTGTCGTAAAAGAGTGGACCTTTCTTTAAATCTTTTCCCACAATTGGTGCAGGCATAAGGCCTCTCTCCCGTGTGCACACGTTGGTGTCGCACAAGAGCTGAACTGCAACTAAAACTGTAGCCACACTCAAGGCATACAAAGGGCCTGTCTTCTGTGTGGCTCTTCTGGTGTCTTATGAGGTGTAAACTATGAGTAAAGCTTTTCCCGCACTGTTTACATTTACAGAGCCTTTCCGCTGTATGGAGTTTCCAGTGAGTAACGAGACTTGAACTCTGAgtaaattgtttcccacactcagaGCATATGTAGggcctctctcctgtgtgaaCTCTCCGATGCGTAGCTAGATTTGAGCTGCTACTAAAGCTCTTTCCACATTCTTTGCACAGATATGGTTTCTCACTTGTGTGGACTCGAAGATGGACACGTAGCTGGGAACTTGAagtaaagcttttcccacatcCAGGGCAGTGCCAGGTTTTCTCTCCCGTGTGAACTTTTTGATGTTTAACTAGATTTGAGCTGCCGCTAAAGCTTTTTCCACATTCACTGCAGGTATAGGGCCGCTCACCCGTGTGGATTCTCTGATGTGTAACAAGATGTGTGCTCTGAGTAAAGCTCTTTCCACACACTGTGCACATGTATGGTTTCACCTCTGAGTGGACTCGAAGGTGTCGAGATAGACTTGAACTCTGAGTAAAGCATTTACCACATTCAGTGCATGCATAGGGCCTTTCTCCTGTGTGGGTTCTTTGATGAACGGTATAATTTGGTTTCCTAAAGAAATTTCTACCACATTCCTTGCATTCATATTTCTTTCCTTGAATATTTCGGTGTACATTCACTGTTCTTGTACTCCCATTGATGAATATCTCCTCATGAATAAAAGAATGTTGAGTCCCAATAGGTTCTCTATTATAAACATGAGTGGTTGTTAAATTACTTCTTTGCAAAAAAGTAGAGTCTTCAGGTACGTTTTTTGTAGCGTCTGTGTTTTTATTGGTTGGTTTGGAGAAGGTCTGGGTGCTTTTTTCCTTATAACTCATCTTCAATTGCACACGAGACTCAAATGGGGATCAGTGATGTGTTGACATCTTTCTGACATCTTTCGATTCATGGATCCATCTggtgggaaaagaaaaaaaagtaagTAACTGATTTACCATTATATAAGAATACTGTATTAATGTTAAACTGTTTAAATCAGTATGAGAACTAGAATTAATTGAACAGTAAAAATGTAGATTGcatgaattaaaaaatatatataattaagtaataatacccgaagaacagggtattactggccaataatgccctggctggaagagttgaaggtttGAGGCGAAGCCAAGTGAcgttaacccagccagggcattattggccagtaatgccttgttctgaggggattattactattataggctaaatgtaggcttttttcataaataatagacacttttgtatagttatatagattttttaattaaaataaaatggtaaatacattatactacctctatatactgtacgcttacactgcagctatctatatccacacactgccgccccctctgtgtacacactgtggcgatgggggggtgggagggttaatcaggcccttaataaaaggtattatacccggctgattaaccccagctcgcattgggagtgaaggggttacaaGTATATACATGACACTGATGTATTTGCCGCTGACCCAGCCTTCTTCCCCCATGTTACAGCCTATTCCCTGCCTGCAATAATAGAATTACATACAAAGTGTGCTATAAggttttcaggcacaagatggcgttgtgagcacTGAAGCCAGAGCTGATTGAGGAAGTGTGGCTGTATACGGGAGGTCTGCTCTGTAGAATAGGTATCCATTTTCAAGCACTCAACCTCGTAACCGCAAAGTTAATtggataagtggcttgcggttagatttgaagtggttttcCGACAGAATGTATCCGTGCCTTATTAGCTCGCGTAACTTGAAAGGAGGAAAGTCGGTCAATTGACGAGAGAACTAGGTGAACTTGGTATCTCACAAGAGCGCCTTTTAATTAAGCAGGCTAACTTGCGAACGGAGACAGCTAGCACTCCAATTTTGAGTGCAAGTCCCAATAAAGAAGTCAAccacacatataaaaattacagtagtGACACCCCCAGaacataatgttttaataaagtgtaagatactgtaagttttaaaatgtacaggcaggaacagttttttGTGTGAGCCTGGGAAAAAATCCgttggcatgtaaatatgctagGGGTGAATGAGCCGaagggtattttccttcctgcacTTCAAAGAGGCCCCGCTAAGTGGGAGCCCTTGAGCCTAGTGAAGTAcagggatgaaaagcctcagagattcaaagtgtgaaaatggccgggatgttgctgagtgccagatcccggtactcagcatgagccattcacaccttggggccaaaccccagactaaggGTTGCCAGATAAGGGGTGTTCCCCAGGTATGCTAAACCGCATGGGTGTCAAGCTGACACATGCGCATTGCAAACAGGAAAGCCTTTTTCTACAGGCAAATCGGAGATTGGTAGGTTAAATATTCCCACGGAAGGGATTGGGCATGCATGTTAGAGATAGGTCTGAACTCTATAAAACTGCCCACCGAGCTATCCCCTGTGTGATTCATGACATAACCAAGCTCTGCATAAGATTCTGTTCGAGcacagcggtagcggttccaggacgcaaggggttaataacattgcaactaaggatttaccccaaactcAGGAATTTGTTAACCCTAgtgactcccgaacgaattctAACGAACTTCTACGAAATTCCTTCATTTGATGgagatattagatcggcaacttgcgatctagccaaacggactttaaatcagagactgcatttcttgcgctttcatttcaaggacaatttattttgttgtcccatcccagtaagtgttgtattaagtgtattctaaaGTTGTCGTGTTTGTCTAGCAagaaaataaatcacaatttattttgctccttgttgtgttcaatcaagaatcccaaaaatataaaaagtgttgataagtttgTGTCCACCGTGACACCTGTTAATAAGTAGTGCGCAGTCTTGTCATAAATCTCTCTGATTACTCACTGTCCAAAGTAGAACTACTGTAGAAGTTCTATCTAGAGGTCCTTCGTTTTGGACATAACAGATTTGATTTAGAAGTagaatttttttaaatggaaaaaaattaaatctgaaaTCTTTTTTCTTTGACAGGACACTGGTCGTGCAACAACAACAGCCACCATCAACCATTCAGGTATCGACCAATAAAGAGCCGGTATGTAAATTAAAATCTAATTTTATACCCCCTGTAAAAAATCCAGCAGTACAGGTTTTTATGAATCTGGTTAAAAAAGATGTCAATTCATATTTTAAGAATAAACATCACATACACTACAATCTAAATATTGGTCAGAAAAAAATGCCTGAAACAATTGGCAGATAAttctaaaataattttaaaaagagCTGATAAAGGTGGGGAGTTAGTACTTCAGAACTATGAGCAATACAGGACAGAAGCTTATAGACAACATAGCAATTAACATCAGCTAGTTAAGTTAACACATGATCCTACGAGTACATACCAGAAAGAGATAGAACAGATTTTGCTATTGGGTTTGGGGAATTCATGGCTCACAGAAAAGGAGAAAGAATTTCTGACGATGGAGCACCCACAACGTCCAGTATTGTTTCTATTACCCAAGATACACAAGAGTTTGCATAGCCCCCCAGGCAGGCCGATCATATCGGCCTCAAGTTCTATAAACCAGCCATTATCTATGTTTGTAGACACATTTTTACAACCGTTTAGTGACAAAGGGAAGATCTTACATAAAAGACACTTGATTTTTTGAATAAAATCAGGTCTTTACAGGTATATGATAGAGATATATTACTGGTGACTATGGGGGTCACCAGTCTCTATACTATTATCCCACACACTGACGGTCTTAAAGTGGTCAGAGAGAAATTAGAGACATGTCACACAACAGACCCGCTAGTTGATTACATCATGCTCCTTGTTACATttcatctatatctatatttttgaaaacattgtatgtccgtgtctaggggcaatcacattggacctttggcccgtcattccgcctcaggccaatgagatggctctcttggcccacctcccccccccgcacacctctcattggccggtgtggtctaacagtatatacacacacatatgtctcACCCTTCCGGATTGCCCGCcccccccatggctctcattggccggtgcgctctaacccaggggtccccaacccctggccacactgctgctgctgctgcctgaggtaAGGAATTGCTACtgctggaggggggaggggggaggggggaggggggtgggaggtgtttgacccccccagctccgtttttgccccctcccccagctccgtttttgcccccctccagctccatttttg from Ascaphus truei isolate aAscTru1 chromosome 19, aAscTru1.hap1, whole genome shotgun sequence encodes:
- the LOC142470135 gene encoding uncharacterized protein LOC142470135 isoform X2, whose amino-acid sequence is MSYKEKSTQTFSKPTNKNTDATKNVPEDSTFLQRSNLTTTHVYNREPIGTQHSFIHEEIFINGSTRTVNVHRNIQGKKYECKECGRNFFRKPNYTVHQRTHTGERPYACTECGKCFTQSSSLSRHLRVHSEVKPYMCTVCGKSFTQSTHLVTHQRIHTGERPYTCSECGKSFSGSSNLVKHQKVHTGEKTWHCPGCGKSFTSSSQLRVHLRVHTSESYSMI
- the LOC142470135 gene encoding uncharacterized protein LOC142470135 isoform X1, producing MSYKEKSTQTFSKPTNKNTDATKNVPEDSTFLQRSNLTTTHVYNREPIGTQHSFIHEEIFINGSTRTVNVHRNIQGKKYECKECGRNFFRKPNYTVHQRTHTGERPYACTECGKCFTQSSSLSRHLRVHSEVKPYMCTVCGKSFTQSTHLVTHQRIHTGERPYTCSECGKSFSGSSNLVKHQKVHTGEKTWHCPGCGKSFTSSSQLRVHLRVHTSEKPYLCKECGKSFSSSSNLATHRRVHTGERPYICSECGKQFTQSSSLVTHWKLHTAERLCKCKQCGKSFTHSLHLIRHQKSHTEDRPFVCLECGYSFSCSSALVRHQRVHTGERPYACTNCGKRFKERSTLLRHTRIHTEDMYYSCTDCGERFTDESLFLGHLRTHIGVGSY